ttattttaataaaataattgttggATTTTATATTGTACctcctattttttttcactccataataaatacatgtataaattaattaaatattaagagaaaagtaaaattataattgataaaaaaagtaattaatcaatattaaactttataaatggaaaataaaaaaaatcttccaaaaatccaacaattaaaaagaaatggaTGTAGTACAATTTAAGTCCCCACGaaggtaaaataaatatatatatctacAATTAATTGCATTACAATATtgcaataattatttaattgtatGTCAAATGGGAGAACTtcaattaatgaattaattacaataattaattgcACTATTGTCCTATGTTAAagataaaatacattaatttcaattatttaatgcatttactatttcaataaatgtttttaacaaaaaaaagtttttccAATATTTTAGTCTAAATACTCTTTTCATccctaattataaaatatttttaaaagatttgttTATTCCTGtttatataatatcattttgtaaattctatatgcaataattatttcttttttgtaaatccttacttaattattctatcttcaaatattaataagaaacaaataagtggatagaaagagaaggaagaaataattataaaattacagtacaaataattaacaaaaattcaattcaataacCATGTTTGGTAAGGGGTGTGAATTAGTTGAAAGAATATTATAATTGGGGACGAGGATAGTATAAGAAAAAACACGTCACACTAACTAAGCAAAAAAGTTAGTTAATCacatttaattacattaattttaattaaaaagtatttttttccaacttaattttcatgaaatttggtataataaaaagaaagaataattgAAACTAATATCTCAACTAAAAGAAAGGTATTTTAGAGATAGTAACATTAAatgaagtaaaattaaaattttcttatatatgttttttgacCATTATTTGTATTGAGTCATCcacttgttaatttattaataatattaaatgtgtgtaataaatgaatatttaatgcttaaaacatgaaataataaatatttcaaatactttaatgtatgtattaaatattttatatttactcataatcaatgttttttccttttctcaatACTTGATTATCACACGCGTCACCAAAATCAAGCATCATCACCACAAAATGACATCTCTAAATTTAGACCATCTGATGGAATGAAAACACCTTGTTCTCTCAACGCGCCTTAGACGCGTGCGCACAAATACCCCTTAGTCACACTCACATCTATTTAATGGCACATTCAAACTCAACACTACACACAAATATCAGACTCTTTGATCTTATAagcacttgtttttctttcctagtgttttttttcatttgtttcacttttcaaattttgtCATGGAGTTCAAATATCGTGATGGTCAAATCCGAAGGACACCATCACCATTGCGGAGCCCTCTTCCTTCCAACTCCTATGTCTCCAATCGCCCATTACATGGTAACACTTTTCTAATCTTTATGTTCCTTTCATCAATATAcccatttgtttttttgtttaaatacaaAACTTTTGTCACCAATTCATTCTATTAACAATCCAATTTCCAGGGTGTGACTTTGCATCAGGTGGCTTTCCTAGTAATGTTTCAGCGCCAAGAGTTTTCCCAATGGTCATGCCGATCAATGTCAACGAAGTATTCCAACGAGAGttggagaaagagaaaatatggCGAGAGCTAGAGAAGGAAAAAATCAGGAGAGAAATCATTGCTCGTGAGATGGCTTTTGCACAACGACGAGAGTTGGAAGATGAAGTGAGAAAGGAAATGGAGTTAGAGAGAACATCTAGAATGTCGATGCAAAGATCAGAGGGGATTGCATTTCGAGAACCAATTTCAGAGTCTATTAATCAAAGTCGGTCGAATAACATTACCATGTTTGGTGGGCTACCATTCCATTTATCGTCCCAAGCTTCTAAGCAAATTCACACGGATAATATCCAATTTGATAACAAAGAAGCTTCTAATAGCAAGGATAAAGTGATTATATTGGTTAGTGTATAgacttttgtttaatttatccttcatttttgtctttatcattgttttcaattttgattttcttttcctacTTCTTCTTTAGTGTTATTTGGTCTATGAAAAGGTTTTGCTCTTTTCGTCgttgactaaaattaaaaaatgccaCCTTATTTGAGAATGTCTCttgagtatatatatttttatcttgaaGCCTTCACTTGGCTGGTGAGCATAAATGCTTTTGTTTATCCCATTGCAGAATAAGCCAAATGATCATTGTGGAGAAAAGCGCAAAG
This region of Glycine soja cultivar W05 chromosome 17, ASM419377v2, whole genome shotgun sequence genomic DNA includes:
- the LOC114392332 gene encoding uncharacterized protein LOC114392332, yielding MEFKYRDGQIRRTPSPLRSPLPSNSYVSNRPLHGCDFASGGFPSNVSAPRVFPMVMPINVNEVFQRELEKEKIWRELEKEKIRREIIAREMAFAQRRELEDEVRKEMELERTSRMSMQRSEGIAFREPISESINQSRSNNITMFGGLPFHLSSQASKQIHTDNIQFDNKEASNSKDKVIILNKPNDHCGEKRKAMTLAIDDNESLRKKAKKEWTCELCQISTTSEKGLNDHIQGKKHKANKESTRTQKIGLDSRPESETLHSCFTPADTCNLESEEKGQVVQNSKGLGDLDDQNKTTTSKQAHETSALSKGKKFEFWCELCQVQTQSEIVMQSHHNGKKHLRNMKKLNHNNDGVANLG